The following coding sequences lie in one Lolium perenne isolate Kyuss_39 chromosome 2, Kyuss_2.0, whole genome shotgun sequence genomic window:
- the LOC127335550 gene encoding DEAD-box ATP-dependent RNA helicase 13 → MPERSAATGAPPPDFGAATGAPTTAMAALPPPAPEASPFPPPVLPSTPPCPSLLGCVDSTAPRAGDGQQPATGSSGQEFVGGMGRVGGQGSEATDGDGGLKMGSSGQEFVGGMGRVGGQGSAATDDGGKGTQCKNTKQNQRKKLNGSSKKNKRGRSKKPKRAAAAAAPSSTGATMVEDPFLVLAGGREGGFLELEEIDGADYGIFGTIVEDVGASARKVGGDQKRKTKRGKRKRGDGAKRLDADDDGDCADGLVAQSKEEEGEKAEEKGKRKKRNRKKRKVNDKEKDSESKEDGADDNADEGKKDVTDDNTEKGEKKGKKKRNRKKRKVNDEEKDSDSKDDVANDIMEDAQDVDENMEQDNNGELKLGEDELYAWLELRLHPLLIKAMHRLGFKEPTPIQKACIPAGAHQGKDVIGAAETGSGKTLAFGLPILQRLLEEREKAERVHVEDEKLTEESSSGGPLRALILTPTRELAKQVCDHLKDAAKFLGIHVVPIVGGLSMDKQERLLKKKPEIVVGTPGRLWELMSSGNQHLVELHSLSFFVLDEADRMIERGHFKEVQSIIEMLPLSNSSDEPTVKATSSCETVLNLQVKKRQTFVFSATLALSANFRKKLKRGLSTSKASTADDLSSIEALSKQAGMKPNAEIIDLTNASILPAKLEESFIECSDDDKDANLYYILSVHGQGRTIIFCTSIAALRHISSLLRILGINVLTNHAQMQQRARMKAVDRFRESENSILVATDGFARGMDFDNVRTVIHYQLPHSSDVYIHRSGRTARKSLAGCSIALISPDDKAKFYSLCKSFSKENLQQFPVDQAYMPQVMNRLSLARQIDKISRKNSQENANKSWLQRNAESMGLILDASDSEEERVQGHKQRKATSAKLQKLQQDLNELLQHPLQPKTFSRRYLAGAGISPLLQKQLEDLAKRNVNGNTSNNENKGSQFVIGQDRVEPLQALQDSGQEICVNMDKQREKRRLAENWRRKKHEEKKSTREQKRNDRRQAKERD, encoded by the exons ATGCCCGAGCGGAGCGCCGCcaccggagcgccgccaccggaTTTCGGCGCCGCCACCGGAGCGCCGACAACCGCCATGGCCGCCCTTCCTCCTCCCGCTCCGGAGGCCTCTCCATTTCCACCTCCAGTGCTCCCCTCGACCCCTCCCTGTCCCTCCCTGCTCGGTTGCGTCGATTCAACAGCCCCCAGGGCCGGCGACGGGCAGCAGCCGGCGACGGGCAGCAGCGGCCAAGagttcgttggtggcatggggagGGTCGGCGGCCAAGGGTCGGAGGCCACGGACGGCGACGGTGGTCTCAAGATGGGCAGCAGCGGACAAGagttcgttggtggcatggggagGGTCGGCGGCCAAGGGTCGGCGGCCACGGACGACGGCGGGAAGGGGACGCAGTGCAAGAACACGAAGCAAAATCAGCGCAAGAAGCTCAATGGTAGCTCCAAGAAAAACAAGAGGGGCCGCTCCAAGAAACCCAagcgtgccgccgccgccgccgcaccctcCTCCACCGGCGCCACCATGGTCGAGGACCCCTTCCTCGTCCTCGCCGGCGGCAGGGAAGGAG GGTTCCTGGAGCTGGAGGAAATCGACGGGGCTGATTACGGGATCTTCGGGACCATCGTGGAGGACGTGGGAGCAAGTGCGAGGAAGGTGGGGGGTGACCAGAAGAGGAAGACCAAGAGGGGGAAACGGAAGCGAGGGGATGGTGCCAAGCGCTTGGATGCCGATGACGATGGTGATTGTGCAGACGGTTTGGTAGCTCAGAgcaaggaggaggagggtgagAAGGCTGAGGAGAAgggaaagaggaagaagaggaacaggaagaagaggaaggtGAACGATAAGGAGAAGGATTCAGAGAGCAAGGAGGATGGCGCCGATGACAATGCGGATGAAGGTAAGAAGGATGTTACCGATGACAATACCGAGAAGGGCGAGAAAAAgggaaagaagaagaggaacaggaagaagaggaaggtGAATGACGAGGAGAAGGATTCGGACAGCAAGGATGATGTTGCCAATGACATCATGGAAG ATGCGCAAGACGTCGATGAAAATATGGAACAAGATAACAACGGTGAGCTGAAATTGGGCGAGGATGAACTTTATGCGTGGCTGGAGTTAAGATTGCATCCACTTCTTATCAAGGCAATGCACAGGCTTGGGTTTAAAGAACCAACGCCCATACAAAAGGCTTGCATTCCTGCAGGGgctcaccaaggcaag GATGTTATTGGTGCAGCAGAGACAGGTTCTGGAAAGACACTTGCCTTTGGTCTTCCTATTTTGCAGCGCCTTCTTGAAGAACGAGAGAAGGCTGAAAGAGTACATGTAGAAGATGAAAAATTGACTGAGGAAAGTTCTTCGGGAGGCCCACTCCGCGCACTTATTCTGACACCCACAAGAGAACTTGCCAAACAG GTGTGCGATCATCTAAAAGATGCAGCAAAGTTCTTAGGAATTCACGTTGTTCCTATTGTTGGTGGTTTATCCATGGATAAGCAAGAACGGCTTTTAAAAAAGAAGCCTGAAATTGTCGTTGGAACTCCAGGAAGATTATGGGAGCTAATGTCCTCAGGCAATCAGCACCTAGTTGAG CTGCATTCACTGTCATTCTTCGTGTTGGATGAGGCTGATAGAATGATAGAGCGGGGTCATTTCAAAGAAGTGCAATCTATCATTGAGATGCTTCCTCTATCTAATAGTTCTGATGAGCCAACTGTAAAAGCCACGTCAAGCTGTGAAACTGTGCTAAATTTGCAAGTAAAAAAGAGGCAAACCTTTGTCTTCTCAGCCACACTTGCACTGTCAGCTAATTTTCGCAAGAAGTTAAAGCGTGGCCTTTCTACTTCAAAGGCATCAACGGCTGATGATTTGAGCTCCATCGAAGCACTTTCGAAGCAGGCTGGTATGAAACCTAATGCAGAAATAATTGATTTAACAAATGCTTCGATCTTGCCTGCGAAACTTGAAGAATCATTCATCGA GTGTAGCGATGATGATAAGGATGCCAACCTGTACTATATATTAAGTGTTCATGGGCAAGGCCGCACAATAATATTTTGCACATCGATTGCTGCATTGCGTCACATTTCTTCTTTATTGCGCATACTCGGAATCAATGTCTTGACAAATCACGCTCAAATGCAACAAAGGGCTCGCATGAAG GCTGTCGATCGTTTCCGTGAAAGTGAGAATTCCATTTTGGTCGCGACTGATGGTTTTGCAAGGGGCATGGACTTTGATAATGTCCGAACTGTTATCCATTATCAACTGCCACATTCCAGTGAT GTTTATATCCACAGGAGTGGAAGGACAGCGCGTAAATCATTGGCAGGTTGCAGTATTGCGTTGATCTCTCCTGATGACAAAGCCAAGTTTTACTCTCTCTGCAAGTCATTTTCAAAG GAGAACCTCCAGCAGTTTCCTGTTGATCAGGCGTACATGCCTCAAGTAATGAATAGGCTCTCCCTTGCTCGGCAGATCGACAAGATATCGCGTAAAAATTCACAG GAAAATGCTAACAAATCCTGGCTTCAGAGGAATGCTGAATCCATGGGACTTATATTGGATGCTAGTGACAGCGAGGAAGAACGTGTACAAGGCCACAAGCAACGAAAGGCAACATCTGCAAAGCTCCAGAAACTTCAACAG GATTTGAACGAACTCTTGCAACACCCCTTGCAACCTAAGACTTTCTCACGGCGCTATTTGGCTGGG GCTGGTATTTCACCATTGCTCCAGAAGCAACTAGAAGATTTGGCCAAAAGGAATGTAAATGGTAATACTAGTAATAACGAGAATAAAGGGTCTCAATTTGTTATTGGCCAGGATCGTGTGGAACCCTtgcaagctcttcaagattccggGCAAGAG ATTTGTGTGAATATGGACAAgcaaagagagaagagaagacttgctgaaaattggaggcggaagaaacatgaagagaagaaga GTACACGAGAACAAAAGAGAAATGACAGGAGACAAGCAAAAGAGAGGGACTGA